In the genome of Streptomyces racemochromogenes, one region contains:
- a CDS encoding Fur family transcriptional regulator has translation MSDLLERLRRRGWRMTSQRRVVAEVLDGEHVHLTADEVHARAVDRLPEISRATVYNALGELVALGEVAEVSTDGRAKRYDPNAHHPHHHLVCSGCGLIRDVHPAGNPLSDLPAGERFGFSVSGAEITYRGLCPNCAA, from the coding sequence ATGAGCGACCTGCTGGAACGGCTGCGCAGGCGCGGCTGGCGGATGACGTCCCAGAGGCGCGTCGTCGCGGAGGTCCTGGACGGCGAGCACGTGCACCTCACCGCCGACGAGGTGCACGCCCGGGCCGTGGACCGGCTCCCCGAGATCTCCCGCGCCACCGTATACAACGCCCTGGGGGAGCTGGTCGCCCTCGGGGAGGTGGCGGAGGTCTCCACCGACGGCCGGGCCAAGCGCTACGACCCCAACGCGCACCACCCGCACCACCACCTCGTCTGCTCCGGCTGCGGCCTCATCCGGGACGTCCACCCCGCCGGGAACCCGCTGTCCGACCTCCCGGCGGGCGAGCGCTTCGGCTTCTCGGTGTCCGGGGCCGAGATCACCTACCGGGGGCTGTGCCCGAACTGCGCCGCCTGA